Below is a genomic region from Dioscorea cayenensis subsp. rotundata cultivar TDr96_F1 chromosome 14, TDr96_F1_v2_PseudoChromosome.rev07_lg8_w22 25.fasta, whole genome shotgun sequence.
catgatgatgatgattacaGGACTATGGGATAGATTCCCAACAGCAAGAACAATAAACCAAATGTTGGAAACAATGGAGAGAATAATGGAGGACCCTTCTTCCTCAATAtcatacaacaacaacaacaacaacaacaatggagCTTCAGCTTTATCATCCATGATGAGCTCACAACCAATGATGAATCAAGACATGATGATTTACAGGAGAGGGAGAACACCATGGGAGatcaaagaacaagaaagagagtacAAGCTGAGGTTTGACATGCCTGGCATGTCAAAGAATGATGTTCAACTCTTTGTGGAAGAGAAAATGCTTGTCATCAAGGCTGAGAAGAAGATTATTAATggtgatgaaaatgatgatgatcataATGATGAATGGCCAGCAAGGAGTTTTGGAAAGTATAATAGTAGGATAGCATTGCCAGAGAGTGTTGATGTGGAGAAGATAAAGGCTGAGGTCAAGGATGGTGTGCTTTATGTTACTATTCCTAAATCTTTGTCTTCTAGTAATGTTTTTGATATTCCTGTCCTGTGATgcatattattatgttttgtatTGAGGAAAATGTTTGAGGAATTGTAACtattattctctcttttcttcaaccaatggtgattttcttttttaagtgGTAAGTGAGTTGAtgtgttttgaaaaaaagttggATGTATTACTCAAAATAGTACAAAACACAGAGGATTAGgacttgatttgagttttac
It encodes:
- the LOC120275342 gene encoding small heat shock protein, chloroplastic-like, producing the protein MATCVSNISTSLSIPCLYSKRNKKLLSSRFVKCMKSSESSGKDNLDHLQRGSKQPQQQRRWVAPSSPIGLWDRFPTARTINQMLETMERIMEDPSSSISYNNNNNNNNGASALSSMMSSQPMMNQDMMIYRRGRTPWEIKEQEREYKLRFDMPGMSKNDVQLFVEEKMLVIKAEKKIINGDENDDDHNDEWPARSFGKYNSRIALPESVDVEKIKAEVKDGVLYVTIPKSLSSSNVFDIPVL